The genomic window CGGCGTTTTGAAATCAAACTCAAAATTGCACTGCCCAATAATCATTTCCGTATTGGAAATGATCTGAGGATAGTCTTCATAACATTTTAGGATCCTCTCGATATCCACCATAACCTCTGTCTGCCTGCAGTGATCTGATGCAGAAAGGCGTGAAAGGATTACGTTCAGGTCGACAGCCCGCAGTATCTTATGCAGTTTGTATTCCGTTTTGGTGCGGAATGTCACAGGCTGGAGCACCACCATCTTGTCTATTCTGGTCTTCCAGCCGCCAAGCACCAGCGCCTGTCGCTGTTCGGGGCGCAGGCCGATGAATTCATGTTCTTTTAGAACTGCGGGCACATTCTCCAAAGGATAGATTACAAAAACATTCTCAAATTCGGGAGCAGACAAAGGAAGCGGGGCATTCTCAAAATTATGGCGGGTCAGAAAACGGTTCATCTCGGCAAGTCCTGCCGCATTTTTCGCCAGTCCGATAAAGCGCAGCTTATGATCCGAGCGGAATTCCATCCCTACAACAGGCTTGATGCCCGCAGCCTGGCATCCCTTTATGAAATCATAGATCCCTGTCACTGTATTGATATCAGTGAGTGCCATAGCCTTGACTCCCAAAGCAGATGCCTTGGATATCAGGTCCTCAAGCGGTATGGTGCCATAACGCAGGGAGTGGAAGGAATGGCAGTTGAGATACATGATTTATTTTTTGCGTTTTAAGATTTCGTCTTTGTTATTGGGCTTAAAGGAAGCCCCGGCGCACCGCATCACCGCATCAAAGCCGTAGCGGTTTTTCATCCGGTCCATAGCCTGATAGAGCGCCAGCATTTCTTCGGTATCATTGAACAGGTCGATCTGGTAGGTTCCGCGCACCAGTCCGCTGAAACGCACCCCGATAAGGCGCAGCCTCATGCGGCGCTGGTAGAGCTTGTCAAAAAGATCCATTGCGGTTTGTGTCAATATGTGGTCGGCAGAGGTATACTGGACCCTGCACTGCTTGGTTTCGGTATCAAAATTGGCATACCTGATCTTGACCGTTACGGTCGAGGTCAGCCACTGCTCAGAGCGCAGCTGATAGGAAAGCTTCTCGACCATCCCAAGGATAACCCTTCCCAGTTTGTCTATATCAATGGTGTCCTGGGAGAAAGTATGTTCGGTGGAGATCGACTTTCTTTCCGTGTAGGGCTCCACGGGACTGCTGTCGATGCCGTTGGCTTTTTTCCAGAGTTCGATCCCGTTCTGTCCGATCATGCGCTGCAGGGCTTCGGCCGGCATTTCAGAAAGGGTTTTGATGGTGCGTATCCCGATGCGGGATAACAGCTGGAAAGTCTTGTCGCCGACCATCGGTATTTTACGAACCGAGAGCGGGTTCAAAAAAGACTGCACCAGATGCTCGGGGATCTCCAGGTTCTGCTTCTGTTTTCCTTCACCGGTTCCGATCTTGGATACCGTTTTATTGATCGAAAGGGCAAAGGTGAGGGGCAGTCCCGTTTCCTTTGTGATGCGGCGGGCCAGCTCATCGGTCCATTTGTAGCTTCCGTAGAATTTGTCCATTCCGGTAATGTCCAGATAGAACTCATCAATGGAGGCTTTTTCCACCACCGGGGCTTTTTCCTGAATAATTTCGGTAACGTCATGGGAAAGCCTTGAATAGAGTTCCATATCGCCTTTCATGACTTTTGCCTGCGGGCACAGTCGGAGCGCCATCTGGATGGGCATGGCCGAGCGCACCCCGAAACGGCGCGCCTCATAGGAGCAGGATGCCACAACGCCCCTTTCGCCTCCGCCGATAATCAGCGGAATGCCGTTAAGCTCAGAATTGGTAAGCCTTTCGCACGAGACGAAAAAGGTATTCATGTCGATGTGTACAATTGCCCGGTTCATAATCTGATCATTTTATACTCATCAAAATTAGCACAGGTAATAACAATTTTTATAAATTATATGTTCTAAATAATAACAAAATTCAAAAACCCTTATTTTTCAGGGCATACAAAAAACAGCTTTTTGATGCCTAAACCGCTTTATTCAGAATTTTCAGAGTAGGGGATAATCAAAGAATAGCTTGTGCTTATTTGAAGATTATTGCGTGCTAGTTTTGATTCTTATTCAATGGAATCGGCAAATCGTTAAAAAGCTCAGTAATTAGGCATGCAATCGTGTTTTGTTTGAATAAAATTCGTACATTTACAAGCTGTCAACCGCTCCACGGATATAATTCAATCGTTTATTGATTTACAAAGACTTATATTTTTGTATAGACTTTTGCAGATTCTTAGATTCTTGTCTTCTGTACTGCAAAAAAATATAGACCATGTCCAAACTCCATGATCCCCATAAAGTCATATTGATAGCTGATGACGATGAAGACGACAGAATGCTGTTTTTAGATGCTGTCGAGGATTTGAATCTGCCGGCTGCCGTAAAGGCCGCGAGTGACGGGCAGGAACTGCTCCATACACTTGATAAGGATAGAGACCGCCTGCCTGATATGATTTTTCTGGATATCAATATGCCCATCAAAAACGGATTTGACTGTCTTGCGGAAATCCGCAGCAGGGAAGATGCCCTGAAAGAAGTGAAGATCATTATGCTCTCCACCAGCAAGAATGCTGACAATATAGAACTCTGCTATAAACTCGGCGCTGATTTGTACGCTGTGAAACCCAGTAGTTTTCAGGGGCTGAAGGACCTGCTCCAAAAAGTATTTGAAATTGACTGGAGCAGCATCCAAAAAAGCAGCAACAGATTCCTGCTTGCCTAAGCAGTAAATCCGCATTATACTTAGAAAACAAAAACTTTATCATTCGGAAAATCAAAGATCAATCTGAGAATCCAATGCATCAGAAGTTTTTAACCTATTCCGTACTCTTTTTTGATTCAACCAACCGAAACAAAGAAAATAGAGAATTCAAACTTCTCATTAAATTCTGCGATCAGAAAATCATAAGCTCTCCTTAAATGAAATTCGAATTATGATAAATGGAAAGGCAAACCTGTAAATGCTTCTCTGCCTTGCGTAATAATTTTGCGCTTATTCAAATAATTTAAAATATCATATTATGAAAACGCACGAAAAGAAAAGAACAAGTGAAATAGAGAAAGCGCAGGATTCAGTAAAAAGAAAAAGCATGATCATCAATGCAATGGTTTTTTCAATACTTTCTTTTATAGCAGTCCTGCTGATTACACAAATCGTCTAAAGCATTTAACTGACGCTCACAAAACTAAAAAAACAAACTTTATACTTCCGTCTTCTGTTCTTCCGGAGCAGTGCGCTTGATAAGGAGATA from Flavobacterium fluviale includes these protein-coding regions:
- a CDS encoding response regulator, which codes for MSKLHDPHKVILIADDDEDDRMLFLDAVEDLNLPAAVKAASDGQELLHTLDKDRDRLPDMIFLDINMPIKNGFDCLAEIRSREDALKEVKIIMLSTSKNADNIELCYKLGADLYAVKPSSFQGLKDLLQKVFEIDWSSIQKSSNRFLLA
- the dinB gene encoding DNA polymerase IV → MNRAIVHIDMNTFFVSCERLTNSELNGIPLIIGGGERGVVASCSYEARRFGVRSAMPIQMALRLCPQAKVMKGDMELYSRLSHDVTEIIQEKAPVVEKASIDEFYLDITGMDKFYGSYKWTDELARRITKETGLPLTFALSINKTVSKIGTGEGKQKQNLEIPEHLVQSFLNPLSVRKIPMVGDKTFQLLSRIGIRTIKTLSEMPAEALQRMIGQNGIELWKKANGIDSSPVEPYTERKSISTEHTFSQDTIDIDKLGRVILGMVEKLSYQLRSEQWLTSTVTVKIRYANFDTETKQCRVQYTSADHILTQTAMDLFDKLYQRRMRLRLIGVRFSGLVRGTYQIDLFNDTEEMLALYQAMDRMKNRYGFDAVMRCAGASFKPNNKDEILKRKK